A region from the Mustela erminea isolate mMusErm1 chromosome 2, mMusErm1.Pri, whole genome shotgun sequence genome encodes:
- the TET2 gene encoding methylcytosine dioxygenase TET2 isoform X4, with amino-acid sequence MEQDRTNHVEGNRLSPFLTPSPSPLCQTEPLVLKLQNGSPLTERPYSEVNGDTKWQSFKSYYGIPPMKRSQNSRGSPDFIQEGRGYSRCLQNGGIKRTVSEPSLSGLHQSKKLRQDQKANGERNNFGESQERNPGKGSSQMNVSDLSDKRESVSSVAQENAVKDFIGFSAHNCSRSEKPELQILNEQEEKNANYHDKNIVLLLKNKAVLMPNGATVSASSMENTHGELLEKTLSQYYPDCVSVAVQKTTSHIHAINSQATNELSCEITHPSHTSGQINVPQTSNSELPPEPVAVVTEACDADKASKTGAVIGTCSFQKPEKQKSVFDRCPSRAENSTIQGTTELVSGEEFCSGSSSNLQAPGGSSERYLKQNETNGAYFKQSSVFSKDSFSAPTTPPPPSQLRLSPPPPLPEVSQLPSEGKSTLNDGVLEEHHHYPNQSNTALLREVKIEGQPEARPSPSPNPSTRASNHSLMLPERPQNNCVNQNDIQTPGTMTVPACSEKARQISEHIMHNPPMLGSSGDPQDHCQRLMGHKEQDIPKGRDKEQTRGLVLPAQPSLKPGWIELKPPHFHQAESHPKCPEASLRSVLQYQSNPANQMTSKQYTGNSSLPGGLPGQAYIQKIMQPEQRPQRYQGEMNREQSQGTLDQQLQFQKPSLQVHFSKTDPSSKAHMQSLCTHRFYFEQRPDSQTEKLLPASLKQHLNQQASETEPFSNSHILQHKPHKQAAQTQTQPSQNSLISQNQQQQQKLQMKNKEQMPQTFSHPQGNNDQQREGSFFSQIKVEECFHGENQYLKSSEFQTPAAQMGLEQVQNMNSRNPPYGQILKSNPSKLQIPCSNNTHLVPENKEQTINPELFAGNKTQNLHHRQYFPNNVTPKQDVLHRCFQEQEQKPQQASVLQGYRSRNQDMPGQQAAQLPQQRYLMQNQANAFPVSDQGGSHIQTPPQKDLQKHAALRWHLLQKQEQQQTQHAHTESCHSQMHRPIKVEPGSKPHTCMRSTSAQPESKTWKKITKQEIPPPSCDNVQQRSILETMEQHLKQFQVKSLFDHRALTLKSQKQVKVEMSGPVTVLTRQTTAAELDSHTQALEQQATPSSEKTPTKRTAGSVLNNFLESPSKLLDTPIKNLLDTPVKTQYDFPSCRCVGLDRRVKLLGLKESSILVKKAKVLRDVLLLNGWFAEAAVKRNCCAWCGSELATPVRLQ; translated from the exons ATGGAACAGGACAGAACCAACCATGTTGAGGGCAACAGACTAAGTCCATTCCTGACACCATCTCCTTCTCCCTTATGCCAGACAGAACCTCTGGTTCTAAAGCTCCAGAATGGAAGCCCATTAACTGAGCGACCTTATTCAGAAGTAAATGGAGACACCAAGTGGCAGTCTTTCAAAAGTTACTATGGAATACCCCCTATGAAGAGAAGCCAGAACAGTCGCGGGAGTCCGGACTTTATACAAGAAGGTAGAGGGTATTCCAGATGCTTACAAAACGGAGGAATCAAGCGCACAGTTAGTGAaccttccctctctgggcttcaccAGAGCAAGAAATTGAGACAAGACCAAAAGGCTAATGGAGAAAGAAATAACTTCGGGGAAAGCCAAGAAAGAAATCCAGGCAAAGGCAGCAGTCAAATGAATGTCTCCGATTTGAGTGATAAGAGAGAATCTGTGAGCTCTGTAGCTCAAGAAAATGCAGTTAAAGATTTCATCGGTTTTTCAGCACATAACTGCAGTAGGTCTGAAAAACCAGAGCTTCAGATTCTGAAtgagcaagaagagaaaaatgctaaCTACCATGACAAGAATATTGTATTACTTCTTAAAAACAAGGCAGTGCTAATGCCTAATGGTGCTACAGTTTCTGCCTCTTCCATGGAAAACACACATGGTGAACTCCTGGAAAAAACACTGTCTCAATATTATCCAGATTGTGTTTCCGTTGCGGTGCAGAAAACCACATCTCACATACATGCCATTAACAGTCAGGCTACTAACGAGTTGTCCTGTGAGATCACTCACCCATCGCATACCTCAGGGCAGATCAATGTCCCACAGACCTCGAACTCTGAGCTGCCTCCCGAGCCAGTTGCAGTGGTGACTGAGGCCTGTGATGCTGACAAAGCCAGTAAGACAGGTGCAGTGATAGGGACCTGTTCCtttcagaaaccagaaaaacaaaaatcagtttttgACAGATGCCCGTCACGTGCCGAAAACAGTACCATCCAAGGAACCACAGAGCTGGTATCTGGTGAAGAATTCTGTTCAGGTTCCAGCAGCAATTTGCAGGCTCCTGGTGGCAGCTCTGAACGatatttaaagcaaaatgaaacaaatggtgCTTACTTCAAGCAAAGCTCAGTGTTCTCTAAGGATTCCTTTTCTGCCCCtaccacaccaccaccaccatcacaattgcgtctttctccccctcctcctcttccagagGTTTCACAGCTTCCTTCAGAAGGAAAAAGCACTCTGAACGATGGAGTTTTAGAAGAACACCATCACTACCCCAACCAAAGTAACACAGCTCTTTTAAGGGAAGTAAAAATAGAGGGTCAACCCGAGGCACGGCCATCCCCAAGTCCTAATCCATCTACACGTGCATCCAACCACTCTCTGATGCTTCCAGAAAGGCCTCAGAATAATTGTGTTAACCAGAATGACATACAAACTCCAGGGACAATGACAGTTCCAGCATGTTCTGAGAAAGCGAGACAAATATCAGAACACATCATGCATAACCCACCAATGCTGGGTAGCAGTGGGGATCCACAAGACCACTGCCAGCGGTTGATGGGACACAAAGAGCAAGATATTCCGAAGGGTCGAGACAAGGAACAAACACGAGGTCTTGTGCTCCCAGCACAGCCCTCTCTGAAACCGGGGTGGATTGAACTGAAGCCCCCTCATTTTCATCAAGCAGAATCCCACCCAAAATGTCCTGAGGCATCACTGCGGTCAGTTCTTCAGTATCAGTCCAACCCCGCCAATCAAATGACCTCCAAACAATACACTGGAAATTCCAGCCTGCCTGGGGGACTCCCAGGGCAGGCTTACATCCAGAAAATAATGCAGCCAGAGCAGAGGCCACAAAGGTACCAAGGTGAGATGAATCGAGAGCAGTCTCAAGGTACATTGGACCAGCAGCTCCAGTTCCAAAAACCTTCACTCCAGGTGCACTTCTCCAAGACAGACCCTTCATCCAAAGCTCACATGCAGTCATTGTGCACCCACAGGTTTTATTTTGAACAAAGACCAGATTCCCAAACTGAGAAACTCCTACCTGCATCGTTAAAACAGCACTTGAATCAGCAGGCTTCAGAGACTGAGCCATTCTCAAACTCACACATTTTACAACACAAGCCTCATAAGCAGGCagcacaaacacaaacacaaccATCCCAGAACTCGCTTATCTCTCaaaaccagcagcagcagcaaaaattacaaatgaagaataaagaacagATGCCCCAGACTTTTTCTCATCCCCAAGGCAACAATGATCAGCAAAGAGAAGGATCATTCTTTAGCCAGATTAAAGTGGAGGAATGTTTCCATGGTGAAAATCAGTATTTGAAATCAAGTGAGTTCCAGACTCCTGCTGCTCAAATGGGATTGGAGCAAGTACAGAATATGAATAGTAGAAACCCCCCCTATGGTCAGATCTTGAAATCAAATCCAAGCAAACTACAGATTCCTTGTTCAAACAATACACACCTAGttccagaaaataaagaacagactATAAATCCTGAACTCTTTGCAGGAAACAAGACCCAAAACTTGCATCACaggcaatattttccaaataatgtgACTCCAAAGCAAGACGTTCTTCATAGGTGCTTTCAAGAACAAGAGCAGAAGCCTCAACAAGCTTCAGTTCTACAGGGATATAGAAGTAGAAACCAAGATATGCCTGGCCAGCAAGCAGCACAGCTCCCTCAGCAAAGGTACCTGATGCAAAACCAGGCAAATGCTTTCCCTGTGTCTGACCAGGGAGGAAGTCACATTCAGACTCCTCCCCAGAAGGACCTTCAAAAGCATGCTGCTCTAAGGTGGCACCTCTTGCAAAAGCAAGAGCAGCAGCAAACACAACACGCCCATACTGAGTCTTGTCATAGTCAGATGCACAGACCAATAAAGGTTGAACCTGGATCCAAGCCCCATACCTGTATGCGCTCCACGTCAGCACAGCCAGAAAGCAAAACGTGGAAAAAGATAACTAAGCAAGAGATTCCACCTCCAAGTTGTGATAATGTGCAGCAAAGGAGCATCCTTGAGACCATGGAGCAACATCTGAAGCAGTTTCAGGTCAAATCATTATTTGACCATAGGGCTTTGACTCTCAAATCACAGAAGCAAGTAAAAGTTGAAATGTCAGGGCCGGTCACAGTTTTAACTAGACAGACCACAGCTGCAGAACTCGATAGCCACACCCAAGCTCTAGAACAGCAAGCAACTCCTTCTTCAGAAAAGACACCAACCAAAAGAACAGCTGGCTCtgttctcaataattttttagaGTCACCTTCCAAATTACTAGATACTCctataaaaaatttattggaTACACCTGTCAAGACTCAGTATGATTTCCCATCATGCAGATGTGTAG GTTTGGACAGAAGGGTAAAGCTATTAGGATTGAAAGAGTCATCTATACTGGTAAAGAAGGCAAAAGTTCTCAGGGATGTCCTATTGCTAAATGG
- the TET2 gene encoding methylcytosine dioxygenase TET2 isoform X3, producing the protein MEQDRTNHVEGNRLSPFLTPSPSPLCQTEPLVLKLQNGSPLTERPYSEVNGDTKWQSFKSYYGIPPMKRSQNSRGSPDFIQEGRGYSRCLQNGGIKRTVSEPSLSGLHQSKKLRQDQKANGERNNFGESQERNPGKGSSQMNVSDLSDKRESVSSVAQENAVKDFIGFSAHNCSRSEKPELQILNEQEEKNANYHDKNIVLLLKNKAVLMPNGATVSASSMENTHGELLEKTLSQYYPDCVSVAVQKTTSHIHAINSQATNELSCEITHPSHTSGQINVPQTSNSELPPEPVAVVTEACDADKASKTGAVIGTCSFQKPEKQKSVFDRCPSRAENSTIQGTTELVSGEEFCSGSSSNLQAPGGSSERYLKQNETNGAYFKQSSVFSKDSFSAPTTPPPPSQLRLSPPPPLPEVSQLPSEGKSTLNDGVLEEHHHYPNQSNTALLREVKIEGQPEARPSPSPNPSTRASNHSLMLPERPQNNCVNQNDIQTPGTMTVPACSEKARQISEHIMHNPPMLGSSGDPQDHCQRLMGHKEQDIPKGRDKEQTRGLVLPAQPSLKPGWIELKPPHFHQAESHPKCPEASLRSVLQYQSNPANQMTSKQYTGNSSLPGGLPGQAYIQKIMQPEQRPQRYQGEMNREQSQGTLDQQLQFQKPSLQVHFSKTDPSSKAHMQSLCTHRFYFEQRPDSQTEKLLPASLKQHLNQQASETEPFSNSHILQHKPHKQAAQTQTQPSQNSLISQNQQQQQKLQMKNKEQMPQTFSHPQGNNDQQREGSFFSQIKVEECFHGENQYLKSSEFQTPAAQMGLEQVQNMNSRNPPYGQILKSNPSKLQIPCSNNTHLVPENKEQTINPELFAGNKTQNLHHRQYFPNNVTPKQDVLHRCFQEQEQKPQQASVLQGYRSRNQDMPGQQAAQLPQQRYLMQNQANAFPVSDQGGSHIQTPPQKDLQKHAALRWHLLQKQEQQQTQHAHTESCHSQMHRPIKVEPGSKPHTCMRSTSAQPESKTWKKITKQEIPPPSCDNVQQRSILETMEQHLKQFQVKSLFDHRALTLKSQKQVKVEMSGPVTVLTRQTTAAELDSHTQALEQQATPSSEKTPTKRTAGSVLNNFLESPSKLLDTPIKNLLDTPVKTQYDFPSCRCVEQIIEKDEGPFYTHLGAGPNVAAIREIMEERFGQKGKAIRIERVIYTGKEGKSSQGCPIAKWENLCLSRAGS; encoded by the exons ATGGAACAGGACAGAACCAACCATGTTGAGGGCAACAGACTAAGTCCATTCCTGACACCATCTCCTTCTCCCTTATGCCAGACAGAACCTCTGGTTCTAAAGCTCCAGAATGGAAGCCCATTAACTGAGCGACCTTATTCAGAAGTAAATGGAGACACCAAGTGGCAGTCTTTCAAAAGTTACTATGGAATACCCCCTATGAAGAGAAGCCAGAACAGTCGCGGGAGTCCGGACTTTATACAAGAAGGTAGAGGGTATTCCAGATGCTTACAAAACGGAGGAATCAAGCGCACAGTTAGTGAaccttccctctctgggcttcaccAGAGCAAGAAATTGAGACAAGACCAAAAGGCTAATGGAGAAAGAAATAACTTCGGGGAAAGCCAAGAAAGAAATCCAGGCAAAGGCAGCAGTCAAATGAATGTCTCCGATTTGAGTGATAAGAGAGAATCTGTGAGCTCTGTAGCTCAAGAAAATGCAGTTAAAGATTTCATCGGTTTTTCAGCACATAACTGCAGTAGGTCTGAAAAACCAGAGCTTCAGATTCTGAAtgagcaagaagagaaaaatgctaaCTACCATGACAAGAATATTGTATTACTTCTTAAAAACAAGGCAGTGCTAATGCCTAATGGTGCTACAGTTTCTGCCTCTTCCATGGAAAACACACATGGTGAACTCCTGGAAAAAACACTGTCTCAATATTATCCAGATTGTGTTTCCGTTGCGGTGCAGAAAACCACATCTCACATACATGCCATTAACAGTCAGGCTACTAACGAGTTGTCCTGTGAGATCACTCACCCATCGCATACCTCAGGGCAGATCAATGTCCCACAGACCTCGAACTCTGAGCTGCCTCCCGAGCCAGTTGCAGTGGTGACTGAGGCCTGTGATGCTGACAAAGCCAGTAAGACAGGTGCAGTGATAGGGACCTGTTCCtttcagaaaccagaaaaacaaaaatcagtttttgACAGATGCCCGTCACGTGCCGAAAACAGTACCATCCAAGGAACCACAGAGCTGGTATCTGGTGAAGAATTCTGTTCAGGTTCCAGCAGCAATTTGCAGGCTCCTGGTGGCAGCTCTGAACGatatttaaagcaaaatgaaacaaatggtgCTTACTTCAAGCAAAGCTCAGTGTTCTCTAAGGATTCCTTTTCTGCCCCtaccacaccaccaccaccatcacaattgcgtctttctccccctcctcctcttccagagGTTTCACAGCTTCCTTCAGAAGGAAAAAGCACTCTGAACGATGGAGTTTTAGAAGAACACCATCACTACCCCAACCAAAGTAACACAGCTCTTTTAAGGGAAGTAAAAATAGAGGGTCAACCCGAGGCACGGCCATCCCCAAGTCCTAATCCATCTACACGTGCATCCAACCACTCTCTGATGCTTCCAGAAAGGCCTCAGAATAATTGTGTTAACCAGAATGACATACAAACTCCAGGGACAATGACAGTTCCAGCATGTTCTGAGAAAGCGAGACAAATATCAGAACACATCATGCATAACCCACCAATGCTGGGTAGCAGTGGGGATCCACAAGACCACTGCCAGCGGTTGATGGGACACAAAGAGCAAGATATTCCGAAGGGTCGAGACAAGGAACAAACACGAGGTCTTGTGCTCCCAGCACAGCCCTCTCTGAAACCGGGGTGGATTGAACTGAAGCCCCCTCATTTTCATCAAGCAGAATCCCACCCAAAATGTCCTGAGGCATCACTGCGGTCAGTTCTTCAGTATCAGTCCAACCCCGCCAATCAAATGACCTCCAAACAATACACTGGAAATTCCAGCCTGCCTGGGGGACTCCCAGGGCAGGCTTACATCCAGAAAATAATGCAGCCAGAGCAGAGGCCACAAAGGTACCAAGGTGAGATGAATCGAGAGCAGTCTCAAGGTACATTGGACCAGCAGCTCCAGTTCCAAAAACCTTCACTCCAGGTGCACTTCTCCAAGACAGACCCTTCATCCAAAGCTCACATGCAGTCATTGTGCACCCACAGGTTTTATTTTGAACAAAGACCAGATTCCCAAACTGAGAAACTCCTACCTGCATCGTTAAAACAGCACTTGAATCAGCAGGCTTCAGAGACTGAGCCATTCTCAAACTCACACATTTTACAACACAAGCCTCATAAGCAGGCagcacaaacacaaacacaaccATCCCAGAACTCGCTTATCTCTCaaaaccagcagcagcagcaaaaattacaaatgaagaataaagaacagATGCCCCAGACTTTTTCTCATCCCCAAGGCAACAATGATCAGCAAAGAGAAGGATCATTCTTTAGCCAGATTAAAGTGGAGGAATGTTTCCATGGTGAAAATCAGTATTTGAAATCAAGTGAGTTCCAGACTCCTGCTGCTCAAATGGGATTGGAGCAAGTACAGAATATGAATAGTAGAAACCCCCCCTATGGTCAGATCTTGAAATCAAATCCAAGCAAACTACAGATTCCTTGTTCAAACAATACACACCTAGttccagaaaataaagaacagactATAAATCCTGAACTCTTTGCAGGAAACAAGACCCAAAACTTGCATCACaggcaatattttccaaataatgtgACTCCAAAGCAAGACGTTCTTCATAGGTGCTTTCAAGAACAAGAGCAGAAGCCTCAACAAGCTTCAGTTCTACAGGGATATAGAAGTAGAAACCAAGATATGCCTGGCCAGCAAGCAGCACAGCTCCCTCAGCAAAGGTACCTGATGCAAAACCAGGCAAATGCTTTCCCTGTGTCTGACCAGGGAGGAAGTCACATTCAGACTCCTCCCCAGAAGGACCTTCAAAAGCATGCTGCTCTAAGGTGGCACCTCTTGCAAAAGCAAGAGCAGCAGCAAACACAACACGCCCATACTGAGTCTTGTCATAGTCAGATGCACAGACCAATAAAGGTTGAACCTGGATCCAAGCCCCATACCTGTATGCGCTCCACGTCAGCACAGCCAGAAAGCAAAACGTGGAAAAAGATAACTAAGCAAGAGATTCCACCTCCAAGTTGTGATAATGTGCAGCAAAGGAGCATCCTTGAGACCATGGAGCAACATCTGAAGCAGTTTCAGGTCAAATCATTATTTGACCATAGGGCTTTGACTCTCAAATCACAGAAGCAAGTAAAAGTTGAAATGTCAGGGCCGGTCACAGTTTTAACTAGACAGACCACAGCTGCAGAACTCGATAGCCACACCCAAGCTCTAGAACAGCAAGCAACTCCTTCTTCAGAAAAGACACCAACCAAAAGAACAGCTGGCTCtgttctcaataattttttagaGTCACCTTCCAAATTACTAGATACTCctataaaaaatttattggaTACACCTGTCAAGACTCAGTATGATTTCCCATCATGCAGATGTGTAG AGCAAATTATTGAAAAAGATGAAGGTCCTTTTTATACCCATCTAGGAGCAGGTCCTAATGTGGCAGCTATTAGAGAAATCATGGAAGAAAG GTTTGGACAGAAGGGTAAAGCTATTAGGATTGAAAGAGTCATCTATACTGGTAAAGAAGGCAAAAGTTCTCAGGGATGTCCTATTGCTAAATGG